The following coding sequences lie in one Carassius gibelio isolate Cgi1373 ecotype wild population from Czech Republic chromosome A17, carGib1.2-hapl.c, whole genome shotgun sequence genomic window:
- the LOC128031461 gene encoding fibronectin type III domain-containing protein 4 isoform X2 codes for MFSSGYFSVEITSGLTLQEDMIHLVPFMSLVLSLFGCHICSAGANRPAVPVNVSVSHLGADSATVSWNIPEGETVIGFAISQQRQDGLMQRFIREVNTTSQACILWDLDEDTDYIIQVQSVGLYGESLASKKIHFRTLKKSEHFQSTMMDQDDPAVEGLDMSRHLQTGEILIIMTVLLMWAAVIVLFCKQYDIIKDNDSNSHSKEKSKPLSGQSTPDYHHGGLLGSKFQRTSSSVSIIKV; via the exons ATGTTTAGTTCAGGTTACTTTTCGGTGGAAATCACATCTGGATTAACTCTTCAGGAAGATATGATTCACCTTGTTCCTTTCATGAGCCTCGTTCTGTCTCTGTTTGGATGCCACATCTGCTCTGCAGGGGCGA ACCGCCCTGCTGTACCTGTCAATGTCTCTGTTTCTCACCTGGGGGCGGATTCGGCCACCGTGTCCTGGAATATTCCGGAGGGAGAGACCGTAATTGGCTTTGCCATCTCACAGCAG CGTCAGGACGGGTTGATGCAGCGATTCATTCGTGAGGTGAACACGACCAGTCAAGCTTGTATACTTTGGGATCTGGATGAAGACACAGATTACATCATCCAGGTCCAGTCCGTCGGACTCTATGGAGAGAGTCTGGCCAGCAAAAAGATTCACTTCAGGACTCTTAAGAAGTCTGAACATTTTCAGTCCACCATGATGGATCAGG ATGACCCTGCGGTTGAGGGTTTAGACATGTCCAGACACCTGCAGACTGGAGAGATACTGATCATTATGACTGTACTACTAATGTGGGCAG CTGTGATCGTGCTCTTCTGTAAGCAGTACGATATCATCAAAGACAACGACTCCAACAGCCACAGTAAAGAGAAGAGCAAGCCGCTGTCTGGCCAGAGCACTCCAGACTATCACCACGGAGGCCTGCTCGGCAGCAAG TTCCAAAGGACATCCTCGTCTGTGAGCATCATCAAGGTTTAA
- the LOC128031461 gene encoding fibronectin type III domain-containing protein 4 isoform X1, with protein sequence MFSSGYFSVEITSGLTLQEDMIHLVPFMSLVLSLFGCHICSAGANRPAVPVNVSVSHLGADSATVSWNIPEGETVIGFAISQQRQDGLMQRFIREVNTTSQACILWDLDEDTDYIIQVQSVGLYGESLASKKIHFRTLKKSEHFQSTMMDQDDPAVEGLDMSRHLQTGEILIIMTVLLMWAGIRSASCIQADLCLATAVIVLFCKQYDIIKDNDSNSHSKEKSKPLSGQSTPDYHHGGLLGSKFQRTSSSVSIIKV encoded by the exons ATGTTTAGTTCAGGTTACTTTTCGGTGGAAATCACATCTGGATTAACTCTTCAGGAAGATATGATTCACCTTGTTCCTTTCATGAGCCTCGTTCTGTCTCTGTTTGGATGCCACATCTGCTCTGCAGGGGCGA ACCGCCCTGCTGTACCTGTCAATGTCTCTGTTTCTCACCTGGGGGCGGATTCGGCCACCGTGTCCTGGAATATTCCGGAGGGAGAGACCGTAATTGGCTTTGCCATCTCACAGCAG CGTCAGGACGGGTTGATGCAGCGATTCATTCGTGAGGTGAACACGACCAGTCAAGCTTGTATACTTTGGGATCTGGATGAAGACACAGATTACATCATCCAGGTCCAGTCCGTCGGACTCTATGGAGAGAGTCTGGCCAGCAAAAAGATTCACTTCAGGACTCTTAAGAAGTCTGAACATTTTCAGTCCACCATGATGGATCAGG ATGACCCTGCGGTTGAGGGTTTAGACATGTCCAGACACCTGCAGACTGGAGAGATACTGATCATTATGACTGTACTACTAATGTGGGCAG GTATCAGATCTGCGTCTTGTATTCAAGCTGATCTCTGTCTCGCTACAGCTGTGATCGTGCTCTTCTGTAAGCAGTACGATATCATCAAAGACAACGACTCCAACAGCCACAGTAAAGAGAAGAGCAAGCCGCTGTCTGGCCAGAGCACTCCAGACTATCACCACGGAGGCCTGCTCGGCAGCAAG TTCCAAAGGACATCCTCGTCTGTGAGCATCATCAAGGTTTAA